A genome region from Salvia splendens isolate huo1 chromosome 19, SspV2, whole genome shotgun sequence includes the following:
- the LOC121778465 gene encoding putative late blight resistance protein homolog R1A-10: protein MAAYGALLSLMHIIDTLDKHPSPPISINQKHVQSLTQNITFLQEFLDCYISPFADSHEADPLERRIADAVYAAEDVIESHIVDQIHSGSTIVADHDFYHNLQKVIEEMDLINKEVKSIAVEAQTKQKPVAALSASSPTVKENVIVGSDEVFLEVLDKLTSDQLNRQIIPITGMGGIGKTTLAMKLYENALVKDRFDIRAWTTISQTYNVRETLREVLFRASGDSSSDLSENDLGEKLHKFLFGMRYLIIMDDMWSIEVWEKIQFFFPDNQNGSRIIVTTRLSDLSSKLNETCIIDMKFLDEASGWDLFRMTVFGKESCPIELEKIGKNIVANCKGLPLSIATIGGLLAKSERTKECWERIEQNLNSIVINDGFCLKIVRMSYIYLPNYLKPCFLYMGVFKEDYRIRVSMLEKLWVSEGFLKPRSGKCLETLAQEYFKELVDRNLVLVDELGSTGNVKYCKIHDLLRDLCLKEAEKERFYHVVRDDSPASISERRVVLKTAGLLGYLPHTRTIICEYDETSSSVDKVLLTRDLRLLRTFRACVSDSYFLENVIELVNSRYLATITVDNDSRFLSSIDLLWNLQTLIIECWNYLDVPNEIWKLHQLRHLEFLETTFILPNPPSDDSDIVIMENLQTLKGVADLLLNEEVVKRIPNVKKFDLTYYSDQKEGENCLSYLQCFSKLECLRCKTFDQSGDFWMRINFPNSIKKLVVQDHDSTEFATTWEDILPKIGSLPLLEKLVLINGDFQTGKWETIEGQFQNLKLLRLWECDLVNWIVSDSSHFPRLEKLSLNRLSLLEEIPSEVGEIATLKSISLYWCSEAVVASAKKIVEEHEDLYGEQLDLHEGIW from the coding sequence ATGGCTGCTTATGGAGCTCTGCTTTCTCTTATGCATATCATAGATACCCTCGACAAACATCCTTCTCCTCCCATTTCTATCAACCAAAAACATGTTCAGTCCCTCACTCAAAACATTACCTTCTTGCAGGAGTTTCTTGATTGCTATATTTCCCCTTTTGCTGATAGCCACGAAGCGGATCCATTGGAGCGTCGCATTGCTGATGCAGTTTACGCGGCTGAGGATGTTATCGAATCCCATATTGTGGATCAAATTCACAGTGGATCCACAATCGTTGCAGATCATGACTTCTATCACAATCTACAGAAAGTGATAGAAGAAATGGATCTGATCAACAAAGAGGTGAAGAGCATTGCTGTTGAAGCTCAGACCAAGCAGAAGCCCGTTGCTGCCTTGTCGGCGTCTTCTCCCACTGTGAAAGAGAACGTGATCGTGGGCTCTGACGAAGTGTTTCTTGAAGTTTTGGATAAGCTCACTAGTGATCAACTCAACCGCCAGATCATCCCCATCACGGGGATGGGTGGCATTGGTAAGACCACTCTTGCCATGAAACTATATGAGAATGCACTTGTTAAGGATCGTTTTGATATTCGTGCTTGGACTACAATCTCTCAAACTTATAATGTTAGAGAAACCCTTAGAGAAGTTCTTTTTCGAGCAAGTGGAGATTCTAGTAGTGATCTGAGTGAGAATGATTTGGGAGAAAAATTACACAAGTTTCTGTTTGGTATGAGATATCTCATAATAATGGATGATATGTGGAGCATAGAGGTGTGGGAGAAGATACAATTTTTCTTTCCTGATAACCAAAATGGGAGTCGAATAATCGTAACAACTAGGCTGTCTGActtgagttctaagttgaacGAGACTTGTATAATTGACATGAAATTTCTAGATGAGGCTAGTGGTTGGGATTTATTTCGTATGACCGTGTTTGGGAAAGAAAGTTGTCCAATTGAGTTGGAGAAGATTGGAAAGAATATTGTAGCAAATTGTAAAGGACTTCCTTTATCAATTGCTACAATAGGAGGTCTTTTGGCAAAATCTGAGCGCACAAAAGAATGTTGGGAGCGTATAGAgcaaaatttaaattcaattgtTATTAACGATGGATTTTGCTTGAAAATAGTGAGGATGAGCTATATCTATCTGCCGAACTATTTAAAGCCATGCTTTTTGTATATGGGTGTTTTTAAGGAAGATTACCGTATCCGTGTGTCAATGCTTGAGAAGTTATGGGTTTCTGAAGGATTTTTAAAACCAAGGAGTGGAAAATGTTTGGAAACACTTGCGCAAGAGTATTTTAAGGAATTGGTTGATAGAAATCTCGTTTTAGTTGATGAATTGGGGTCTACTGGAAACGTTAAGTATTGTAAAATTCATGATTTGTTGAGAGATTTGTGTTTGAAAGAAGCTGAAAAGGAAAGATTTTACCATGTCGTAAGAGATGATTCTCCGGCCAGTATTAGCGAACGTCGAGTCGTTCTTAAAACTGCAGGGTTGTTAGGATATTTGCCACACACTCGTACAATAATATGTGAGTACGACGAAACATCAAGTTCGGTTGATAAAGTTCTTCTGACTCGCGATCTTAGATTGTTGAGGACATTCAGAGCATGTGTTTCTGATAGTTATTTCCTAGAAAATGTGATTGAATTGGTGAACTCACGGTACCTTGCTACTATCACTGTTGATAATGACTCCAGATTTCTTAGTTCAATTGATCTCCTTTGGAATCTACAGACATTGATTATTGAATGTTGGAACTATCTTGATGTACCAAATGAAATTTGGAAACTGCATCAACTTCGGCATCTTGAATTTCTGGAGACTAcatttattctcccaaatccTCCTAGTGACGATAGTGACATTGTCATTATGGAGAATCTGCAAACACTCAAAGGAGTTGCGGATTTGTTATTGAATGAGGAGGTGGTTAAAAGAATTCCCAATGTGAAGAAATTTGATTTAACATACTATTCGGATCAAAAGGAGGGAGAAAACTGTCTAAGCTATCTTCAATGCTTCAGTAAATTGGAATGCTTACGCTGCAAAACCTTTGATCAAAGTGGTGACTTTTGGATGAGGATTAATTTCCCTAACTCTATCAAGAAGTTGGTTGTTCAAGACCATGATAGCACGGAGTTTGCCACAACGTGGGAAGACATATTGCCTAAAATCGGTTCGTTGCCTCTTCTTGAGAAGCTCGTATTAATAAATGGTGACTTCCAAACAGGCAAGTGGGAAACAATTGAAGGCCAGTTCCAGAACCTCAAGCTTCTACGGTTGTGGGAATGTGATCTAGTAAATTGGATTGTGTCAGACAGCTCCCACTTTCCACGTCTCGAGAAGCTTAGTCTCAATCGTTTATCCTTACTCGAGGAAATCCCATCTGAAGTTGGAGAAATAGCAACGCTGAAATCGATTTCGTTGTATTGGTGCAGTGAAGCAGTTGTGGCGTCAGCGAAAAAGATAGTAGAAGAACATGAGGATCTATATGGAGAGCAATTAGACCTTCATGAGGGTATTTGGTAA